The genomic region CTATGCAATACGTTCTGATATGATAGTCATGCAACAAGtccttagacttgagacaccaggtcaTCTTGTATAGGAAATTacatgctttgatttcatttttatgAGTTTGGAGGCAACAAGATACCTAAACAgggtgtttttgggtatgccatgaTGCATGGATGAGTGGCCAAAAGAGGATCCATGTGATATGTGTAGACactaaattataaacaaaaaaaaaatgaattaaaaaatatataataattaaaaaaaaaaaagaagaaaaatagaaaaaaagaaaggagagaggtacgactggcagggtgcggacgcaccctgccaggcacCTCTCTCAcctgccagacgcgaaaatttcgcgtctggcagggtAGTGGAAATTGCCCCCTGATGCCCAGGGACAAGGCAATGGAGCGTGCCCCCTCCAGAGCCCAGAAATCGGGTATAAAGGGGAGGGGGCACTGTAGCATtggaggagaaaaaaaaaaacaagaagaaaacagGAGGAGAAAAATCGGAGATCCGGCAGGCCAAAGCAACAAAACAACCTACAAGCAAGAGGAAACCACCAGGTAGGGCCTCCCGTTTGGCCTTACGCAATTTCTTGATGAGAGCCATTGGCTTTCTCTTCAAATCTCTCTGAAACCTTCGGCGAGCACGAGCGGGGGGAAGAGCTTGACGAGTTCATTAGTGGACATATCCAAGAGAGCGTCGAGATCGACACCTCTGAAGCTGAACTTCTTGAATGTTCTATTCTTCGGTTTCCCAAGGGCAGCAATATCGGCAACCACATCTGCCATGGCTAGAGACGAAGCAGTGAACAACACCAAAATTCCTAAGCCGCAGGCGTGAGGGAAAGAGAGTCTGCAGATTGGCGCCAAGGATTTGCTGCTGGAGCGAGGGAAAGAAGAGCTGAGCGGAGGAATAGAGAGAGGAGCGGCAGCTGGCGCAAGGGAAAGAAAAGCTGAGCGGAGGAATAGAGAGAGGAGCGGCGGCTGACGCGAGGGAAGGAAGAGTGAGCATAGTGTCACGGCATCAGATCCGGTGAAAGGCGGACGGCAAGAATCCTGGATCCCATAGCCGGCGAAGGGGGtggagagaagaaagagagcaagagaaaaaaatggagattattttttagagaaaaagacAACATAATAGTCAGGAACAAGAagaatagagaggaaaggacgAAAACCATACCTCAGTGCAAAAAGAGGCTCCAAACGACACCGTTCAAGTgaggtaaaaaaaatatttctttcataATTTATTGTGTTTTGTATGAATTGGGTTTATTGTGGTGATTGATGATATATGACAAAGTTAAATCATTTTAGCATAATGCTTTAAAATCTTCAAATACCATTCTGTAAGTAGGGAAATTAGCATGAGCAAAAGTGTAAAGATGCAAAGGGATATAATGACAAgcatttcattttaaagatgattagttaaaaacaaaaacaaaaaaaaaggatgaaataggtaagaataaaaatagaaggtttcataatatataaaaaaaaatgtaaaaaaaatggagataGATAAGAATAtaggaatatatatatatatatatatatatatatatNNNNNNNNNNNNNNNNNNNNNNNNNNNNNNNNNNNNNNNNNNNNNNNNNNNNNNNNNNNNNNNNNNNNNNNNNNNNNNNNNNNNNNNNNNNNNNNNNNNNNNNNNNNNNNNNNNNNNNNNNNNNNNNNNNNNNNNNNNNNNNNNNNNNNNNNNNNNNNNNNNNNNNNNNNNNNNNNNNNNNNNNNNNNNNNNNNNNNNNNNNNNNNNNNNNNNNNNNNNNNNNNNNNNNNNNNNNNNNNNNNNNNNNNNNNNNNNNNNNNNNNNNNNNNNNNNNNNNNNNNNNNNNNNNNNNNNNNNNNNNNNNNNNNNNNNNNNNNNNNNNNNNNNNNNNNNNNNNNNNNNNNNNNNNNNNNNNNNNNNNNNNNNNNNNNNNNNNNNNNNNNNNNNNNNNNNNNNNNNNNNNNNNNNNNNNNNNNNNNNNNNNNNNNNNNNNNNNNNNNNNNNNNNNNNNNNNNNNNNNNNNNNNNNNNNNNNNNNNNNNNNNNNNNNNNNNNNNNNNNNNNNNNNNNNNNNNNNNNNNNNNNNNNNNNNNNNNNNNNNNNNNNNNNNNNNNNNNNNNNNNNNNNNNNNNNNNNNNNNNNNNNNNNNNNNNNNNNNNNNNNNNNNNNNNNNNNNNNNNNNNNNNNNNNNNNNNNNNNNNNNNNNNNNNNNNNNNNNNNNNNNNNNNNNNNNNNNNNNNNNNNNNNNNNNNNNNNNNNNNNNNNNNNNNNNNNNNNNNNNNNNNNNNNNNNNNNNNNNNNNNNNNNNNNNNNNNNNNNNNNNNNNNNNNNNNNNNNNNNNNNNNNNNNNNNNNNNNNNNNNNNNNNNNNNNNNNNNNNNNNNNNNNNNNNNNNNNNNNNNNNNNNNNNNNNNNNNNNNNNNNNNNNNNNNNNNNNNNNNNNNNNNNNNNNNNNNNNNNNNNNNNNNNNNNNNNNNNNNNNNNNNNNNNNNNNNNNNNNNNNNNNNNNNNNNNNNNNNNNNNNNNNNNNNNNNNNNNNNNNNNNNNNNNNNNNNNNNNNNNNNNNNNNNNNNNNNNNNNNNNNNNNNNNNNNNNNNNNNNNNNNNNNNNNNNNNNNNNNNNNNNNNNNNNNNNNNNNNNNNNNNNNNNNNNNNNNNNNNNNNNNNNNNNNNNNNNNNNNNNNNNNNNNNNNNNNNNNNNNNNNNNNNNNNNNNNNNNNNNNNNNNNNNNNNNNNNNNNNNNNNNNNNNNNNNNNNNNNNNNNNNNNNNNNNNNNNNNNNNNNNNNNNNNNNNNNNNNNNNNNNNNNNNNNNNNNNNNNNNNNNNNNNNNNNNNNNNNNNNNNNNNNNNNNNNNNNNNNNNNNNNNNNNNNNNNNNNNNNNNNNNNNNNNNNNNNNNNNNNNNNNNNNNNNNNNNNNNNNNNNNNNNNNNNNNNNNNNNNNNNNNNNNNNNNNNNNNNNNNNNNNNNNNNNNNNNNNNNNNNNNNAGATcggtttaaggttcttttcggtggcttaaaattaatttaagttttcatcgattagaatcgagtcaataggtggccaattacacctagataaaaaagattagtggcgactcctagtttttagagttttcactcgcgtctagcggtcgggttcccggacccgcacgttacgacaataTGAGGGATGaatctcacttgttctcatTCTTGAtcaacttgtataaagtcgTTAGCCAaaacatgatgaatttgaagaaagttagttttctatatttataagattaatcataaattatgagaactaatatgaAATGTCATAAGTAGACACTAAGCCATActttatgataaatttggGATATCTGATGAAATAACTGTATTGTATTGAGAGGCTTATCAATAAAGGGTTTcgtcaaattttttaattgactctctaaCATTTTGGTGATCATGATATATAGGTAGATGCCGctcataatttataaatttaaattaattatcaaattgatatttgatcaTGATTggtatttattgccaacatatTGATGCCTAATGAGTCAGACACATTAAGTGAtatgattgagattaaataaggataattaattaaattagatttaatttaaacagaccaatttaaagtgaaaaaattaattaagttcacaaagacttaattaaataaaaataaaaatattgtattTAGGGTAACAACTTAGTTTAGATATATAATTATGTTATGTTAACCAACTAAAACTCTAAACTTTCAGCCTTTTTTAGTTGGtttataaaataagaaaagaaaaatagttttctttgtttttgataGAAATAAGATTCAACTAAGATTGTTTTGATCTATTGTGTTTTCTGGgaacaaaacttgctagcatAAGTTAAAATCTTACATTTCAAAACGTCTTATTCAGTCACTATGTATATTATAGTTAAAGGTTAAACATTTGGGTAGTTGAAGATTTGACAACTCTTAAAGATGAAGAAGTAAAGATTTCGACGACAAGATTTTGACggtcttattcttttttagaGTTTCTCACTTTATCACAAGtcttttagatttaattgGTTGTTGATTACtatatttaaagtaaaatatgtaacttttaaacttataaatgctcataattaatttgaaaattatataaaataaataaatattgaaCATGTAGGATTCAATTGTTTATTTTAgcattaatttcaaatttgagtATGAGGTTATAAGCTAATTTGTCATACTACGAATCTAACCACTTGATTCTTGCAATGGCTTTGGCTCTCCTTcgtctcttttcctttctagTTTTGCTACCAATTCTTGCTGCGGCTCAAACTGTTGGTAATGTGACAGTAGGTGCCTCTCTCTCTGCTGTTGAAAACTCTTCATGGATTTCTCCTTCTGGCGATTTTGCCTTTGGTTTTAACCAACTCAACAATAAAGATCTCTTCTTGCTTGCAATCTGGTATAATAAAATACCAGAAAAAACTATAGTTTGGTATGCAAATGGAGACAGGCCTGCGCCAAGGGGATCAAGATTAGTGCTAACTGCTGACAGGGGGTTTGTACTGACTAGCCCTCAAGGTGAACAGCTCTGGAATACTGAGACCATAAATGGGGTTGTTCGTAGCGGTGTTTTGGACGATACCGGAAACCTCATGCTTCGAGGAAGTAATTCTATACTTTGGGAGAGCTTCAAAAACCCTGCTGATACTATGTTGCCATCGCAGAAACTGGATAAAGGAGTTGCACTTTCTTCTCGCCAATCAGATTCCAACTTTACTGAGGGGAGGTTTCGGATGGTTTTGCAATCAGATGGAAATCTTGTTCTTACTACCATAAACTTGCCCAGTGACCATTTTAATGAGCCATATTATAAAAGTGATACTGCTGGAGATTTTAATTCATCCAGTCCTGGTTTCCAAGTGGTCTTCAATGAGTCAGGCTACCTGTTTGTCTTGagggaaaatgaagaaagattcCTTCTAACAACGACAATAACAGGCTCAGCTAAAGACTTCTATTACAGAGCAACTCTCAGTTTCGATGGAATTTTCAGTCTGTACTCTCACCCCAAGGCTTCCACTGGGAATTCAAGGTGGACTACTGTTTGGTCTAACCCGGATAATATTTGCACCGCTAGTTTGGTTACTGCAAGTAGTGGTGTATGTGGTTTTAACAGTATCTGCAGTCTCAACGCCGAGAGAAGGCCAAATTGTGGATGTCCAAGAGGATATACTTTAGTTGATCCAAATGACCAGTATGGCAGTTGCAAGCCTAACTTCACTCAGAGTTGTGAAGAAGAGCCAGCTCCTGTTGAAGACTTGTATGATTTTGAAGTGCTTACAAATGTAGACTGGCCACTAGCTGATTATGCACTCTTGGAGCCTTTTACTGAAGAGAAATGCAGAGAATCTTGCTTGCATGATTGTATGTGTGCTGTTGCCATTTTTAGGCTAGGCGATAGGTGTTGGAAGAAGAAGCTACCACTATCAAATGGAAGAGTTGATCCCAGTCTTGATGGGGCAAAGGCTCTTCTCAAAGTTAGGAAAGGCGATCCACCTCCTTTAGGTCCTTATTTTCCaaatcaagaaatgaagaagaagaaccaGGAAAGTTTGATCCTGGCATTATCAGTAATTCTAGGTAGCTCTGTATTTTTCAATTGCATTTTTGTTGCTGCAATTTGTCTGGGATTTTACTTCATCTACCAAAAGAAACTCAAAACATTACCCCAATTTGAAGGTGTCGTGGGAACAAATTTGCGTTCTTTTACTTACAAGGAGCTTGTCTATGCTACAAATGAGTTCAAAGAAGAATTAGGAAGGGGAGCTTTTGGCATTGTTTACAAAGGGGCATTAGATATGAGTTCTAGCTCTCCGGTTGCTGTGAAAAGATTGAATACTATGGTACATGATACTGAGAAGGAATTCAAAACTGAAGTGAATGTAATTGGCCAAACGCATCACAAGAACCTCGTAAGATTGCTTGGATTTTGTGATGATGGAGATAATAGGTTGCTGGTGTATGAGTACTTGAGCAACGGCACTCTAGCAAGCTTCCTTTTTGGCGACTCAAGACCCAGTTGGAGCCAAAGAACTCAAATTGCTTTTGGGATTGCAAGGGGACTACTCTATTTACATGAAGAATGCAGCACACAGATTATTCACTGTGATATCAAGCCTCAGAACATTCTGCTAGATGAGCATTACAATGCAAAGATTTCTGACTTCGGATTGGCAAAGCTTTTGTTGTTGAATCAGAGCCACACCAACACTGCTATTCGAGGAACAAAAGGATATGTCGCACCAGAATGGTTTAGGAACCTGCCAATAACTGTGAAGATTGATGTATATAGCTTTGGAGTGGTGCTACTAGAACTCACATGTTGCCGAAGAAGTGTAAATAGGAATTGCGATCTAGAAGAAAGAGCAATTTTAACTGACTGGGCTTATGACTGCTACCGTGAAGGCATATTGGATGCACTGGTTGAAAATGACACTGATGCCTTGAATGACAGAGGAAAAGTGGAGAGGTTTGTGCAAGTTGCCATCTGGTGTATTCAAGAAGACCCGTCCCTGAGACCTACCATGAGAAAAGCCACACAGATGCTTGAAGGAGTTGTGGAAGTGCCCATTCCACCATGTCCATATACTACAACTGCTTGAAATTCAGCTTTTAAAGTGATCAGCAGCAACCTTTGCTTTCATGTATAGACTGTACTGAAGTTTGTTTAACAAACTTTTTCTTGGAATAAGTTGTTGATTTAGGTGTTTGCTTCCACGTAAGGAAGCTCTATGTATTGAAGTACCTCAATTCCAgagtaatattattttgtacAAATAACTTAGCTAGGACCTAATCTTTAAACTAGCGGAGTTCAGCAACATGAATTACTTTCCTCTATTCTGCTAATTCTAGGGGCATATATACGTTCTGAAAGATGTTGGGATCAGTAAGAATATGTAGTGATGGAGAAAAGTTCTCCAGTTCTTATGGTTAATATTAAACAAACAAGTCTCTGGTTTTTGAACCAAAACCAGTGAGCGATTGCATCCTAATCTGCAAGAGGGCTACAAGCAACGCCCTCAAGTGTCCTGGAAACTGAGTTAAGCAGTGTAATGAAGCACAAGCCGATAGCATAAGGGACCCAATATAAAATCTTCATTCTACATAACTAGGCTTTATCCAATGCGAttgaactcatttttctattaagAACTTGGTCTAGCTGGATTTTCTTTCGTTTCATTTCCATCCAATATCAGTGCaataattgtctccatttctttcttccatGATGCTACCAGCCCGTCCATACCAGATACTGTTGGTTGATTTTATGTGTAACCAATATcaataaatatgattttaccAAACGGAAATATCAACAAGTATGACCAGTTGCAATTGTAGATGTAGTTATCATCTGATATGAATAGTTATTGCATTTgcacaaaaaaagaaaatggtcCAATAGCCGTGTTTTGATTCCTCCTTTTACTTTTCAAACCTTGAAAGCCTTTTGATGAATGAAGTTCTTCAACTGGGATCGAATCTCATTCATATATGTTTTCCTTCTTTATTCATTGTCATTCTCATCAAAAGCTTATATGTTAACACTGTTGTTTGTGGATTGAAATAGTTAAGAACTAGATCAGGCTTTAGGCAGACAACTAGTTCATTGATGGCACGTGTTATATAGTATATATCCGTATCTAAAATTCAGAAAAAGGAAACAGGAATTTTACTCACTACTTGAAGTAATAATATTAAGTATTGTGCTAGACATAATGAGTATCACCACTTATTGAATTATATTTAAAGCCTGTTTggcttatttttttttactttaaagtTAATATGaagttttcatgaaaaataatagcttttaaaattaagttaaaactaTTTGGTAAattgtttaacaaaataaattatataagttcTAATTTCtgttaaaattaccataaaagaTATTCATGTCATTTTCAATCACTTAATAAGCTATAACGTAGCgtttcaattttatatataattttagatgttaaaataaaaaaaatcaataaaaaaaggaaacaattCTCAAACTTGTATAGTAGTAATagtattaaatttttgttgatctaGCAACTAATCGAACAATGATGCTTCAAttcccaaaaaaagaaaaaaaaggaaacaatgTATTTAACATTGAAATCCTTTTtagtgaaaaagagagaaaacctttaaatagtatctaaatgcagttttgaattttagatttttttttctcttaatctttataagaacaaaaaaattctaaattttgatattctgtTCTTGGGTCTTCTGTTTTTTTAGTAGTTTTTGTAGAGAAAGGTAGAGGAAAGAGTGATCACGATTTACGTTGAAGAATGGTAATTTGCAGAAAGAATGAAAGGAGAGGGAGATTGATTAAGAGAgagatattttttgaaaaattgatgtgttttttaaaaaacagaTAAGGGAAAGCTCATCCTTGGAACtttttttaagctctttttaaaaaattttgttctttaaaattatgtttgacctaacttttacttttaaaaggtagataagctaaaaaaaagttaacCCAAACAAGCACTTAGTGCTTAAAAAAACTATGAGGATACTTTGAGTGTCATGAGCAACTGCTTGTCAATATAGGTGAATTCTATCTCGATAATTTTCATGGAGCTGAATCATGTTGAAATAATCATTAATCTTGCATCTTGATAGGAAGTTGCTGAGTTTggttgaagaagaaaagtaacAGATTGGAGGAAAGCAATGGTAACCTAAAGATTGAAGatgattcaaaaattttgtcgTTTTTCCTTTTGCCAAATTCTTGGACTATAAATCGGGTTATTCTTGTGTTATTTTGTTTAGACTATATTTTGTAAGGCTTTAAATGCTTACATTAGTGTCATTTTAGCCATGTGTTTAATTTTCCTTGTTATACAATAAGTATTGTTATCATTTTGTTCATTTTCAAGATTGTTCAACAAACTCTGTTACTAGTCATTAAACTTGCATAGAAGTCAAGGATAACTAAGTTGTATTAGAACCTATTTTTTCTTAGTTTCTTGGATCTTGAGGTTGGATCTAGCTCAGTTAGTTAATTCTTTTTCCAAATAgttgtataaaaaata from Theobroma cacao cultivar B97-61/B2 chromosome 9, Criollo_cocoa_genome_V2, whole genome shotgun sequence harbors:
- the LOC18589709 gene encoding G-type lectin S-receptor-like serine/threonine-protein kinase LECRK2; this encodes MALALLRLFSFLVLLPILAAAQTVGNVTVGASLSAVENSSWISPSGDFAFGFNQLNNKDLFLLAIWYNKIPEKTIVWYANGDRPAPRGSRLVLTADRGFVLTSPQGEQLWNTETINGVVRSGVLDDTGNLMLRGSNSILWESFKNPADTMLPSQKLDKGVALSSRQSDSNFTEGRFRMVLQSDGNLVLTTINLPSDHFNEPYYKSDTAGDFNSSSPGFQVVFNESGYLFVLRENEERFLLTTTITGSAKDFYYRATLSFDGIFSLYSHPKASTGNSRWTTVWSNPDNICTASLVTASSGVCGFNSICSLNAERRPNCGCPRGYTLVDPNDQYGSCKPNFTQSCEEEPAPVEDLYDFEVLTNVDWPLADYALLEPFTEEKCRESCLHDCMCAVAIFRLGDRCWKKKLPLSNGRVDPSLDGAKALLKVRKGDPPPLGPYFPNQEMKKKNQESLILALSVILGSSVFFNCIFVAAICLGFYFIYQKKLKTLPQFEGVVGTNLRSFTYKELVYATNEFKEELGRGAFGIVYKGALDMSSSSPVAVKRLNTMVHDTEKEFKTEVNVIGQTHHKNLVRLLGFCDDGDNRLLVYEYLSNGTLASFLFGDSRPSWSQRTQIAFGIARGLLYLHEECSTQIIHCDIKPQNILLDEHYNAKISDFGLAKLLLLNQSHTNTAIRGTKGYVAPEWFRNLPITVKIDVYSFGVVLLELTCCRRSVNRNCDLEERAILTDWAYDCYREGILDALVENDTDALNDRGKVERFVQVAIWCIQEDPSLRPTMRKATQMLEGVVEVPIPPCPYTTTA